A part of Apodemus sylvaticus chromosome 19, mApoSyl1.1, whole genome shotgun sequence genomic DNA contains:
- the LOC127669189 gene encoding membrane cofactor protein-like: protein MPCQYPPDPFSAQCFLVTLLVALLSTSSDACDQPPAFGSMKLNGNPKTSYGTGEQVEYSCRPGYIPQFRHIYSSCGADGQWSPISKDACYKKSCPSQGDPVNGHVNLLNGTSEYGSQIEYVCNRGFYIIGQRILRCILKGSDVEWSDEAPVCSKILCTPPPNIENGEFSPNHNDVFEYQEVATYKCNQVSGKDKLSLVGESKIYCSENRSWSANPPECKVVKCPYPVIKNGKQTSGFSKKYSYKATITFECNWGLYLHGSDMVVCEGNNTWHPPIPVCLSQPPPSSPRPLTPRPPTPRPTSSSSTDVSPSNKETSLDFGDSNGWIISLIIMTLLKL from the coding sequence ATGCCTTGCCAATACCCCCCTGACCCATTTTCTGCTCAGTGTTTTCTTGTGACCCTCCTGGTAGCCCTGCTGTCTACATCTTCTGATGCCTGTGATCAGCCACCAGCATTTGGAAGCATGAAACTCAATGGCAATCCTAAAACCAGTTATGGGACTGGAGAACAAGTGGAATACTCGTGTAGACCAGGATACATACCACAATTTCGCCACATCTACAGTTCATGTGGTGCAGATGGCCAGTGGTCACCCATTTCAAAGGATGCATGCTACAAAAAATCATGTCCAAGTCAGGGTGATCCTGTAAATGGTCATGTAAACCTTCTGAATGGAACTTCTGAGTATGGTTCACAAATTGAATACGTTTGCAATCGTGGGTTTTATATAATTGGTCAAAGAATTCTACGTTGTATTCTTAAAGGATCGGATGTGGAGTGGAGCGATGAGGCCCCAGTATGTTCAAAGATTTTATGTACACCACCTCCAAATATAGAAAATGGAGAATTCTCGCCAAATCACAATGACGTATTTGAATATCAGGAAGTGGCAACCTACAAATGTAACCAGGTATCTGGCAAGGATAAACTGTCACTTGTTGGAGAGAGTAAAATTTATTGCTCTGAAAATAGATCATGGAGTGCTAACCCTCCTGAGTGCAAAGTGGTCAAATGTCCATATCCTGtaattaaaaatgggaaacagaccTCTGGATTCAGCAAGAAATATTCTTATAAAGCAACGATCACGTTTGAATGTAACTGGGGGCTTTACCTACATGGGAGCGATATGGTTGTGTGCGAGGGCAACAATACGTGGCATCCGCCGATTCCTGTGTGCCTGAGCCAGCCACCTCCTTCCAGTCCACGCCCTCTCACTCCACGCCCTCCCACTCCACGCCCTACCTCATCTTCCAGTACAGATGTCTCACCCTCTAACAAAGAGACATCGCTTGATTTTGGAGATTCAAATGGATGGATCATTTCTCTGATAATTATGACTCTACTGAAGTTATAG